From one Bombyx mori chromosome 5, ASM3026992v2 genomic stretch:
- the LOC105842911 gene encoding uncharacterized protein LOC105842911, translating to MFFSGHETESKNGTGILVSRKLRHFVTGCNPINDRIMTIRINGNPLPLNIIQVYAPTAQSTKEDIEDFYGILQTTIESISKREILMIQGDWNAKIGNTEQDDHIRHILGKYGLGTRNERGEVLIDFCVSNNLTITNTSFKHHKRRLYTWSSPGDRYRNQIDFITIANRWKSAVTNTRTFPGADCGSDHQLLVADIRVRLKSCGKKAKPLTRLSVLEYDFFQKHSEPKLAELAPKVALMNPEEQWQQFSQKIVSTLNSMAKKPIDKKDWMSEEVWSNISLRKELKRGVRSEKFVGEYSQLTSTIQRQCRRDKNKFLEDICTEIERHAVKYQTADLFRKVRQITRKFKPSSRVIEDKNGNPIHEVAKIAERWREYCEELYKDQIPQHQSTPSLEVTVEEEPYILRSEIEAAIRKLKNNKAPGPDRITAEVLKGLGPNGIMCLHNLCSKIWQTGDWPSDWVHSSILPLHKKGSVRNCNNYRTIALISHASKILLYIINARLRSYLDWQIPQEQAGFVKGRGTREQILNL from the coding sequence ATGTTTTTCTCCGGTCACGAAACCGAAAGTAAAAACGGCACAGGTATTCTGGTGTCTCGCAAGCTGCGTCATTTTGTCACCGGTTGCAACCCCATAAACGACAGGATTATGACCATACGCATAAACGGTAATCCACTCCCATTAAACATCATCCAAGTCTACGCACCCACAGCCCAGTCGACTAAAGAAGATATTGAAGATTTCTACGGAATCCTACAAACCACCATAGAGAGCATCTCTAAACGTGAGATTCTAATGATTCAAGGAGATTGGAATGCGAAAATAGGGAATACTGAACAGGATGACCACATCCGTCACATACTTGGGAAATATGGACTAGGCACCAGAAATGAAAGGGGTGAAGTGCTCATTGATTTCTGTGTAAGTAACAACCTGACCATAACTAACACCAGTTTTAAACACCACAAACGCAGGTTATACACATGGTCCTCTCCTGGTGACCGTTACCGCAACCAGATAGATTTCATCACAATTGCAAATAGATGGAAATCAGCTGTAACAAACACAAGGACTTTTCCAGGTGCGGATTGTGGCTCTGACCATCAACTGCTAGTGGCAGACATACGAGTACGTCTAAAATCATGCGGAAAGAAAGCAAAGCCTTTAACTAGACTCTCAGTACTGGAATATGATTTCTTCCAAAAACATTCGGAACCAAAACTAGCGGAATTAGCCCCTAAAGTAGCACTTATGAATCCCGAAGAACAATGGCAGCAGTTCAGTCAGAAAATCGTCAGTACACTTAATTCTATGGCCAAAAAACCCATAGACAAAAAGGATTGGATGTCAGAAGAGGTTTGGTCTAATATAAGTTTACGTAAAGAACTTAAACGTGGCGTAAGATCTGAAAAATTCGTGGGAGAGTACTCACAACTCACGAGTACAATTCAAAGACAATGTAGAagagataaaaacaaatttctagAAGACATCTGTACTGAAATCGAACGTCACGCAGTCAAATATCAAACTGCTGATCTCTTCCGTAAGGTCAGGCAAATAACGCGGAAGTTCAAACCATCTTCGCGGGTGATAGAGGACAAAAATGGGAACCCTATACATGAAGTTGCCAAAATAGCTGAGAGATGGAGGGAATATTGTGAGGAACTATATAAGGACCAAATACCCCAACACCAATCTACTCCATCTCTCGAAGTCACGGTAGAAGAGGAACCCTACATACTCCGTTCAGAAATTGAAGCCGCAATCCGGAAGctaaaaaacaataaagcaCCAGGACCTGATAGAATAACAGCGGAAGTGTTGAAAGGATTGGGTCCAAATGGCATAATGTGTTTGCATAATTTATGTAGTAAGATATGGCAGACCGGAGATTGGCCATCTGATTGGGTACACTCCTCTATTCTTCCTCTTCACAAAAAAGGTTCGGTACGGAACTGTAATAACTACAGAACCATTGCACTGATATCCCATGCCAGTAAAATCCTGCTTTACATCATCAACGCGAGACTAAGATCTTACCTGGACTGGCAAATACCCCAGGAACAAGCCGGTTTTGTGAAGGGGAGGGGCACCAGAGAGCAAATCCTGAACCTTTGA